One stretch of Immundisolibacter sp. DNA includes these proteins:
- a CDS encoding MFS transporter yields MTDQDEVLGSAVRRQISLRLIPLLIVIYVLAHLDRVNVSFAALTMNADLGFSNTVYGLGAGLFFFGYFLFEVPANLILERIGARRLIGSIMLLWGALSAAMALVTSPADFYVMRFALGVAESGLYPGIILYLTYWFRDRDRATAIGQFSLALAVAGLLGSPLSGAIMDGMGGMLGLASWQWLFIVEGLPTVALGLLVLMVLPDRPAQAHWLTQAQRDWLESALAAERTAPATVAHGMLRKILHPTVLALALTYFLFLGAFTGVIFWSPKLLQALDPTLSATAVGWLVGVPYLLFGAALIGWGRHSDRTGERHWHISIGALGTAGGYILMAYADGIPMVFVGMLLALLGAGAAFSCFWGLVTGALGPAMAAVGIAVVNSAGALGSFVTVSALGKLLELTNSYRPGILLLSGAAILAAILVQRVPRRAR; encoded by the coding sequence ATGACCGACCAGGACGAGGTGCTGGGCAGCGCCGTGCGTCGACAAATCAGCCTGCGGCTGATCCCGTTGTTGATCGTGATCTACGTGCTGGCGCACCTGGACCGGGTCAACGTGAGCTTTGCCGCGCTGACCATGAACGCAGACCTCGGGTTCTCGAACACGGTCTATGGCTTGGGCGCCGGTCTTTTTTTCTTTGGCTATTTCCTGTTCGAGGTGCCGGCCAACCTGATCCTGGAGCGTATCGGCGCCCGTCGACTGATCGGCAGCATCATGTTGCTGTGGGGCGCCTTATCCGCCGCCATGGCGCTGGTCACCTCCCCGGCCGATTTTTACGTGATGCGGTTTGCGCTGGGTGTGGCCGAGTCGGGACTGTACCCGGGCATCATCCTGTACCTGACCTACTGGTTCCGTGATCGCGACCGAGCCACCGCCATTGGCCAGTTCTCGCTGGCCCTGGCCGTCGCCGGGCTACTGGGCAGTCCGCTTTCCGGGGCCATCATGGATGGCATGGGGGGCATGCTGGGCCTCGCCAGTTGGCAGTGGCTGTTCATCGTCGAGGGCCTGCCGACGGTCGCGCTCGGTCTGCTGGTACTGATGGTGTTGCCGGATCGGCCAGCGCAGGCACATTGGCTGACCCAGGCACAGCGAGACTGGCTGGAGAGCGCGCTGGCCGCAGAACGGACTGCACCGGCCACGGTTGCCCACGGCATGCTGCGCAAGATATTGCACCCCACAGTGCTGGCCCTGGCGCTCACCTACTTCCTGTTTCTCGGCGCCTTCACCGGCGTGATCTTCTGGAGCCCCAAACTGTTACAAGCTCTGGATCCGACCCTGAGTGCCACGGCCGTGGGCTGGCTGGTGGGCGTGCCCTATCTGCTGTTTGGCGCCGCACTTATCGGGTGGGGTCGACACTCTGACCGCACCGGTGAACGCCACTGGCATATCTCAATCGGCGCTCTGGGCACCGCCGGCGGGTACATATTGATGGCTTACGCCGACGGTATACCGATGGTATTCGTCGGCATGCTGCTCGCGCTGCTGGGTGCTGGCGCCGCGTTCAGCTGCTTCTGGGGGCTGGTGACCGGCGCGCTTGGCCCGGCAATGGCGGCGGTAGGCATCGCCGTGGTCAATTCAGCTGGCGCGCTCGGCAGCTTTGTGACGGTTTCCGCGCTGGGCAAATTGCTTGAACTCACCAACAGCTATCGGCCAGGCATCTTGCTCCTGAGCGGCGCTGCCATACTGGCAGCGATCCTGGTACAGCGGGTGCCAAGACGGGCAAGGTAA
- a CDS encoding integration host factor subunit beta, whose amino-acid sequence MVRSELIDRLAQEIEGLSPKDMELAVKLLQEQMIDSLAHGGRIEIRGFGSFSLHHRRAKLARNPKTGEAVPLGERYVVHFKPGRELRQLVDNGEGPAATADDAD is encoded by the coding sequence GTGGTCCGTTCCGAACTCATCGACCGCTTAGCCCAGGAAATCGAGGGGCTGTCACCCAAGGATATGGAACTGGCGGTCAAGTTGCTGCAGGAACAAATGATCGACTCACTGGCTCACGGTGGACGAATCGAGATCCGCGGCTTTGGCAGTTTCAGTCTGCATCATCGGCGTGCCAAGCTGGCGCGTAACCCCAAAACCGGCGAGGCCGTGCCGCTAGGCGAGCGCTACGTGGTGCACTTCAAGCCTGGCAGGGAACTGCGCCAGCTGGTTGATAATGGCGAAGGCCCTGCGGCCACCGCCGACGACGCTGACTAG
- a CDS encoding universal stress protein has protein sequence MNNASLAIRKVLVPLDFSDPSLQAVQYARRFADPSGAELVLLYVIEPVAYPAELGVVINLDADLAERAMSELEKLRVQHLSDLSARCLVRNGVADAEIVATAKSESADLIVIGTHGFSGLKHFLLGSTAERVVRDAPCPVLTVRHHVTADKG, from the coding sequence ATGAACAACGCTTCGCTAGCCATTCGCAAGGTTCTGGTTCCGCTCGATTTCTCCGATCCTTCGCTGCAGGCGGTGCAGTACGCTCGTCGCTTTGCCGATCCAAGCGGGGCCGAGTTGGTGCTGTTGTACGTAATCGAGCCGGTGGCTTATCCGGCCGAGCTTGGCGTGGTGATCAACCTTGACGCCGATCTGGCCGAGCGGGCGATGAGCGAACTCGAAAAGCTCCGCGTGCAGCATCTGAGCGATCTTTCCGCGCGTTGCCTGGTGCGAAATGGTGTGGCTGACGCCGAAATTGTTGCCACTGCCAAGAGTGAGAGCGCCGACCTTATTGTCATCGGGACACATGGCTTCTCCGGGCTGAAGCATTTTCTGCTGGGCAGCACGGCCGAGCGGGTGGTACGTGATGCCCCGTGCCCGGTACTGACCGTGCGTCACCATGTGACGGCCGATAAGGGCTGA